Proteins from a genomic interval of Trifolium pratense cultivar HEN17-A07 linkage group LG6, ARS_RC_1.1, whole genome shotgun sequence:
- the LOC123889416 gene encoding pleiotropic drug resistance protein 1-like isoform X2, with protein MEGGSSFRIGSSSIWRNNDVDEIFSNSFHQEDDEEALKWAAIQKLPTFARLRKGLLTSLQGEAKEIDIENLGLQERRGLLERLVRLAEEDNEKFLLKLKKRIDRVGIDLPTIEVRFENLNIEAEARVGSRSLPTFTNFMVNIVEGLLNSLHVLPSRKQHLNILKDVSGIIKPSRMTLLLGPPSSGKTTLLLALAGKLDPKLKFSGKVTYNGHEMNEFVPQRTSAYVDQHDLHIGEMTVRETLAFSARVQGVGPRYDLLAELSRREKHANIMPDPDIDVYMKAIATEGQKTNLITDYVLRVLGLEICADTYVGNAMLRGISGGQRKRVTTGEMLVGPYKALFMDEISTGLDSSTTFQIVNSMKQYVHILKGTVVISLLQPPPETYNLFDDIILLSDSHIIYQGPREHVLEFFESMGFKCPNRKGVADFLQEVTSRKDQEQYWEHKDQPYRFVTAEEFSDAFQSFHVGRRLGDELGNEFDKSKSHPSALTTKKYGVGQWELYKALLSREYLLMKRNSFVYIFKLCQLSIMAMVAMTIFFRTEMHRDSVTHGGIYVGALFYGVVVIMFNGMAEISMVVSRLPVFYKQRGYLFYPPWAFALPSWILKIPLTFVEVAVWVFLTYYVIGFDPYIGRLFRQYLILVLVHQMASGLFRFIAAVGRDMTVALTFGSFVLATLFAMSGFVLSKDSIKKGWIWGFWISPMMYGQNAMVNNEFLGNSWKHVLPNSTEPLGVEVLKSRGYFTESYWYWIGVVALIGYTLVFNFGYILALTFLNPLGKHQTVIPEESQNNEQNGGSRKRTNVLKFIKDSFSQHSNRVRNGECTSGSVSPSTLSTRQETVAAETNHSRKRGMVLPFEPHSITFDEVTYSVDMPQEMRNRGVVEDKLVLLKGVSGAFRPGVLTALMGVTGAGKTTLMDVLAGRKTGGYIDGNITISGYPKKQETFARISGYCEQNDIHSPHVTVYESLLYSAWLRLSPDINAETRKMFIEEVMELVELKPLRNALVGLPGVSGLSTEQRKRLTIAVELVANPSIIFMDEPTSGLDARAAAIVMRTVRNTVDTGRTVVCTIHQPSIDIFESFDELLLLKQGGQETYMGPLGHHSSNLIGYFEGIEGVSKIKDGYNPATWMLEVTTSSKEVELGIDFAQVYKNSELYRRNKALIEELSTPASGSKDLYFHSQYSRSFLTQCMACLWKQHWSYWRNPLYTAIRFLYSTMVAVLLGTMFWNLGSKIEKERDLFNAMGSMYAAVLLIGIKNSTSVQPVVSVERTVFYRERAAGMYSAFPYAFGQVVIELPYVFVQSVVYGFIVYAMIGFEWHVAKVLWFLFFMYFTFLYFTYYGMMAVAVTPNNHISTIVSSAFYSVWNLFSGFVIPRPRIPVWWRWYSWINPVAWSLYGLVASQYGDVKHNIDANDGRQTVEGFVRNYFGFKHDFLGVVAVVNVAFPIAFALVFAISIKMFNFQRR; from the exons ATGGAGGGCGGAAGTAGTTTCAGGATAGGTAGTTCATCAATTTGGAGGAACAATGATGTTGATGAGATTTTTTCAAATTCTTTCCaccaagaagatgatgaagaagctCTTAAATGGGCTGCAATTCAGAAACTTCCTACTTTTGCGCGTTTGAGGAAAGGTTTGCTCACTTCACTTCAAGGTGAAGCCAAGGAGATTGATATCGAGAACCTTGGGTTGCAAGAAAGGAGAGGTTTGCTTGAAAGACTTGTTAGACTTGCTGAAGAGGACAATGAGAAGTTTTTGCTCAAACTCAAAAAACGAATCGACAg AGTTGGAATTGATCTTCCTACGATAGAGGTTCGATTCGAGAATTTGAATATCGAAGCAGAAGCTCGTGTAGGAAGCAGATCTTTGCCTACCTTCACTAACTTCATGGTTAATATAGTTGAG GGCCTATTGAACTCTCTGCATGTACTTCCAAGTAGAAAACAACATTTAAATATTCTGAAGGATGTTAGTGGAATAATAAAGCCTTCAAG AATGACATTGCTTTTGGGCCCTCCAAGTTCTGGAAAAACTACACTCCTGTTGGCCTTGGCTGGAAAACTTGATCCAAAATTGAAG TTTTCTGGAAAGGTGACTTATAATGGTCACGAGATGAATGAGTTTGTGCCCCAAAGAACATCTGCTTATGTAGATCAACATGATCTTCACATTGGAGAAATGACTGTTAGAGAAACCTTGGCCTTCTCAGCAAGAGTCCAAGGAGTCGGGCCTCGTTATG ATTTGCTAGCTGAACTGTCCAGAAGAGAAAAACATGCAAATATCATGCCTGATCCAGATATTGATGTGTACATGAAG GCTATAGCAACTGAAGGCCAGAAGACAAATTTGATAACAGATTATGTCCTAAGG GTTTTGGGATTAGAGATTTGTGCTGATACTTATGTAGGAAATGCAATGTTAAGAGGTATTTCTGGGGGACAAAGAAAACGCGTTACAACAG GGGAGATGTTGGTTGGACCGTATAAAGCTCTATTCATGGATGAAATATCTACTGGTTTGGATAGCTCAACAACTTTTCAAATTGTGAATTCAATGAAGCAATATGTCCACATTCTCAAAGGAACTGTGGTTATCTCACTCCTGCAGCCACCACCAGAGACTTACAATCTTTTTGATGACATTATTCTACTCTCTGATAGTCACATTATATACCAGGGTCCCCGCGAGCACGTGCTTGAATTTTTCGAATCAATGGGTTTTAAATGTCCTAACAGGAAAGGAGTGGCAGACTTTTTGCAAGAA gtGACATCAAGGAAAGATCAAGAGCAGTACTGGGAACACAAAGATCAGCCATATAGATTTGTCACAGCGGAAGAGTTTTCTGATGCATTTCAATCATTTCATGTTGGCAGAAGACTTGGTGATGAACTTGGTAATGAATTTGACAAGTCTAAGAGCCATCCATCTGCCTTGACAACCAAGAAATATGGCGTGGGACAATGGGAACTGTATAAAGCTCTCTTATCAAGAGAATATTTACTTATGAAGCGCAATTCATTTGTCTACATCTTCAAGCTTTGCCAA CTATCTATAATGGCAATGGTTGCGATGACTATCTTCTTCCGCACTGAGATGCACAGAGATTCTGTGACTCATGGAGGCATATATGTAGGTGCATTGTTCTATGGTGTTGTAGTGATCATGTTCAATGGAATGGCTGAAATTTCCATGGTAGTTTCAAGGCTTCCTGTTTTCTACAAGCAAAGGGGATATCTCTTTTACCCTCCATGGGCATTTGCTCTTCCTTCATGGATCCTAAAAATCCCTTTGACTTTTGTGGAAGTTGCTGTTTGGGTATTCCTCACCTACTATGTCATTGGTTTCGATCCATATATTGGAAG ACTTTTCAGACAATACCTTATCCTTGTACTAGTGCACCAGATGGCTTCTGGATTATTCAGATTCATTGCAGCAGTTGGGAGAGATATGACAGTTGCTTTAACATTTGGATCATTTGTACTTGCCACCCTTTTTGCTATGAGTGGTTTTGTCCTATCAAAAG ATAGTATAAAAAAAGGGTGGATATGGGGATTTTGGATATCACCTATGATGTATGGACAAAATGCCATGGTCAATAATGAGTTCCTTGGTAATAGCTGGAAACAT gTTCTTCCTAACTCAACGGAGCCACTAGGAGTTGAAGTTTTGAAATCTCGCGGGTACTTCACCGAGTCATACTGGTACTGGATTGGTGTGGTTGCTTTGATTGGATATACATTAGTTTTCAACTTTGGCTATATCCTTGCTCTCACTTTCTTGAATC CACTTGGAAAGCATCAAACTGTTATTCCGGAGGAATCTCAAAACAATGAGCAAAATGGTGGTAGCAGAAAAAGAACTAATGTATTGAAGTTCATAAAGGATAGCTTTTCACAGCACTCAAATAGAG TGAGAAACGGCGAATGTACAAGTGGAAGCGTCTCTCCTAGCACTTTATCTACTAGACAAGAAACAGTCGCTGCAGAGACAAATCATAGTAGGAAACGAGGAATGGTTCTTCCTTTTGAACCACATTCAATCACCTTCGATGAAGTTACATATTCTGTAGACATGCCGCAG GAAATGAGAAACCGAGGTGTTGTTGAGGACAAGTTAGTTCTTTTGAAAGGTGTCAGTGGAGCTTTCAGACCAGGGGTTCTCACTGCTCTAATGGGTGTGACTGGTGCCGGAAAAACAACTCTGATGGATGTGCTGGCTGGTAGAAAAACTGGTGGATATATCGATGGGAACATCACAATATCTGGTTATCCAAAGAAGCAAGAAACATTTGCAAGGATTTCTGGATACTGTGAGCAAAATGATATCCACTCTCCTCATGTTACTGTCTATGAGTCCTTGCTCTATTCAGCATGGCTCCGATTGTCCCCCGATATCAATGCTGAAACCCGGAAG ATGTTCATTGAGGAAGTTATGGAACTTGTGGAATTGAAACCACTACGAAACGCATTAGTAGGACTGCCTGGTGTTAGCGGTCTCTCGACAGAGCAGCGCAAAAGGTTGACTATTGCAGTTGAGTTGGTAGCCAATCCGTCTATAATATTCATGGATGAACCAACTTCTGGACTAGATGCAAGGGCTGCAGCTATTGTGATGAGAACAGTTAGGAACACAGTAGACACTGGAAGAACGGTTGTTTGTACAATCCACCAGCCTAGTATTGATATATTTGAATCTTTTGATGAG CTTTTGCTACTTAAGCAAGGAGGGCAAGAGACTTATATGGGGCCACTTGGACATCATTCTTCTAATTTAATCGGTTATTTTGAA GGAATCGAAGGTGTAAGCAAAATTAAAGACGGCTATAATCCAGCAACATGGATGTTAGAAGTCACAACTTCATCTAAAGAAGTGGAATTGGGGATTGATTTTGCACAAGTGTACAAAAATTCAGAATTATACAG GAGAAACAAAGCACTTATCGAAGAATTGAGTACTCCAGCTTCTGGTTCAAAAGATCTTTATTTTCATTCACAGTACTCAAGATCGTTTTTGACACAATGCATGGCTTGCTTATGGAAACAACATTGGTCTTATTGGCGCAATCCTCTATATACCGCCATAAGATTTCTGTACTCAACCATGGTAGCTGTTTTGCTTGGAACCATGTTTTGGAACCTTGGCTCCAAAAT TGAAAAGGAACGAGATCTTTTTAATGCCATGGGGTCCATGTATGCTGCTGTTCTCTTAATCGGCATCAAGAATTCTACTTCGGTGCAGCCAGTGGTTTCTGTAGAACGAACGGTCTTTTATAGAGAAAGAGCAGCCGGAATGTATTCAGCTTTCCCATATGCATTTGGTCAG GTTGTAATCGAGCTTCCATATGTTTTTGTACAATCCGTGGTCTATGGATTTATAGTTTATGCTATGATTGGTTTTGAGTGGCATGTGGCTAAAGTTTTGTGGTTCCTATTCTTCATGTATTTCACCTTCCTCTATTTCACCTACTATGGCATGATGGCAGTGGCTGTGACCCCGAACAACCACATATCGACTATAGTTTCCTCTGCATTCTATTCTGTATGGAATCTCTTCTCAGGATTCGTAATCCCAAGACCA AGGATTCCAGTGTGGTGGAGGTGGTACAGTTGGATAAATCCAGTGGCTTGGAGTTTGTATGGATTAGTGGCTTCACAATATGGAGATGTAAAACACAACATTGATGCCAATGATGGAAGACAAACGGTAGAAGGTTTTGTGAGAAATTACTTTGGTTTCAAGCATGATTTTCTAGGAGTGGTTGCTGTTGTTAATGTTGCATTTCCAATAGCTTTTGCTTTGGTCTTTGCCATATCAATCAAGATGTTCAATTTCCAAAGGCGTTAA
- the LOC123889416 gene encoding pleiotropic drug resistance protein 1-like isoform X1 gives MEGGSSFRIGSSSIWRNNDVDEIFSNSFHQEDDEEALKWAAIQKLPTFARLRKGLLTSLQGEAKEIDIENLGLQERRGLLERLVRLAEEDNEKFLLKLKKRIDRVGIDLPTIEVRFENLNIEAEARVGSRSLPTFTNFMVNIVEGLLNSLHVLPSRKQHLNILKDVSGIIKPSRMTLLLGPPSSGKTTLLLALAGKLDPKLKFSGKVTYNGHEMNEFVPQRTSAYVDQHDLHIGEMTVRETLAFSARVQGVGPRYDLLAELSRREKHANIMPDPDIDVYMKAIATEGQKTNLITDYVLRVLGLEICADTYVGNAMLRGISGGQRKRVTTGEMLVGPYKALFMDEISTGLDSSTTFQIVNSMKQYVHILKGTVVISLLQPPPETYNLFDDIILLSDSHIIYQGPREHVLEFFESMGFKCPNRKGVADFLQEVTSRKDQEQYWEHKDQPYRFVTAEEFSDAFQSFHVGRRLGDELGNEFDKSKSHPSALTTKKYGVGQWELYKALLSREYLLMKRNSFVYIFKLCQLSIMAMVAMTIFFRTEMHRDSVTHGGIYVGALFYGVVVIMFNGMAEISMVVSRLPVFYKQRGYLFYPPWAFALPSWILKIPLTFVEVAVWVFLTYYVIGFDPYIGRLFRQYLILVLVHQMASGLFRFIAAVGRDMTVALTFGSFVLATLFAMSGFVLSKDSIKKGWIWGFWISPMMYGQNAMVNNEFLGNSWKHVLPNSTEPLGVEVLKSRGYFTESYWYWIGVVALIGYTLVFNFGYILALTFLNRECLPLRCIIKQTRLVHELIYEKNYYTALGKHQTVIPEESQNNEQNGGSRKRTNVLKFIKDSFSQHSNRVRNGECTSGSVSPSTLSTRQETVAAETNHSRKRGMVLPFEPHSITFDEVTYSVDMPQEMRNRGVVEDKLVLLKGVSGAFRPGVLTALMGVTGAGKTTLMDVLAGRKTGGYIDGNITISGYPKKQETFARISGYCEQNDIHSPHVTVYESLLYSAWLRLSPDINAETRKMFIEEVMELVELKPLRNALVGLPGVSGLSTEQRKRLTIAVELVANPSIIFMDEPTSGLDARAAAIVMRTVRNTVDTGRTVVCTIHQPSIDIFESFDELLLLKQGGQETYMGPLGHHSSNLIGYFEGIEGVSKIKDGYNPATWMLEVTTSSKEVELGIDFAQVYKNSELYRRNKALIEELSTPASGSKDLYFHSQYSRSFLTQCMACLWKQHWSYWRNPLYTAIRFLYSTMVAVLLGTMFWNLGSKIEKERDLFNAMGSMYAAVLLIGIKNSTSVQPVVSVERTVFYRERAAGMYSAFPYAFGQVVIELPYVFVQSVVYGFIVYAMIGFEWHVAKVLWFLFFMYFTFLYFTYYGMMAVAVTPNNHISTIVSSAFYSVWNLFSGFVIPRPRIPVWWRWYSWINPVAWSLYGLVASQYGDVKHNIDANDGRQTVEGFVRNYFGFKHDFLGVVAVVNVAFPIAFALVFAISIKMFNFQRR, from the exons ATGGAGGGCGGAAGTAGTTTCAGGATAGGTAGTTCATCAATTTGGAGGAACAATGATGTTGATGAGATTTTTTCAAATTCTTTCCaccaagaagatgatgaagaagctCTTAAATGGGCTGCAATTCAGAAACTTCCTACTTTTGCGCGTTTGAGGAAAGGTTTGCTCACTTCACTTCAAGGTGAAGCCAAGGAGATTGATATCGAGAACCTTGGGTTGCAAGAAAGGAGAGGTTTGCTTGAAAGACTTGTTAGACTTGCTGAAGAGGACAATGAGAAGTTTTTGCTCAAACTCAAAAAACGAATCGACAg AGTTGGAATTGATCTTCCTACGATAGAGGTTCGATTCGAGAATTTGAATATCGAAGCAGAAGCTCGTGTAGGAAGCAGATCTTTGCCTACCTTCACTAACTTCATGGTTAATATAGTTGAG GGCCTATTGAACTCTCTGCATGTACTTCCAAGTAGAAAACAACATTTAAATATTCTGAAGGATGTTAGTGGAATAATAAAGCCTTCAAG AATGACATTGCTTTTGGGCCCTCCAAGTTCTGGAAAAACTACACTCCTGTTGGCCTTGGCTGGAAAACTTGATCCAAAATTGAAG TTTTCTGGAAAGGTGACTTATAATGGTCACGAGATGAATGAGTTTGTGCCCCAAAGAACATCTGCTTATGTAGATCAACATGATCTTCACATTGGAGAAATGACTGTTAGAGAAACCTTGGCCTTCTCAGCAAGAGTCCAAGGAGTCGGGCCTCGTTATG ATTTGCTAGCTGAACTGTCCAGAAGAGAAAAACATGCAAATATCATGCCTGATCCAGATATTGATGTGTACATGAAG GCTATAGCAACTGAAGGCCAGAAGACAAATTTGATAACAGATTATGTCCTAAGG GTTTTGGGATTAGAGATTTGTGCTGATACTTATGTAGGAAATGCAATGTTAAGAGGTATTTCTGGGGGACAAAGAAAACGCGTTACAACAG GGGAGATGTTGGTTGGACCGTATAAAGCTCTATTCATGGATGAAATATCTACTGGTTTGGATAGCTCAACAACTTTTCAAATTGTGAATTCAATGAAGCAATATGTCCACATTCTCAAAGGAACTGTGGTTATCTCACTCCTGCAGCCACCACCAGAGACTTACAATCTTTTTGATGACATTATTCTACTCTCTGATAGTCACATTATATACCAGGGTCCCCGCGAGCACGTGCTTGAATTTTTCGAATCAATGGGTTTTAAATGTCCTAACAGGAAAGGAGTGGCAGACTTTTTGCAAGAA gtGACATCAAGGAAAGATCAAGAGCAGTACTGGGAACACAAAGATCAGCCATATAGATTTGTCACAGCGGAAGAGTTTTCTGATGCATTTCAATCATTTCATGTTGGCAGAAGACTTGGTGATGAACTTGGTAATGAATTTGACAAGTCTAAGAGCCATCCATCTGCCTTGACAACCAAGAAATATGGCGTGGGACAATGGGAACTGTATAAAGCTCTCTTATCAAGAGAATATTTACTTATGAAGCGCAATTCATTTGTCTACATCTTCAAGCTTTGCCAA CTATCTATAATGGCAATGGTTGCGATGACTATCTTCTTCCGCACTGAGATGCACAGAGATTCTGTGACTCATGGAGGCATATATGTAGGTGCATTGTTCTATGGTGTTGTAGTGATCATGTTCAATGGAATGGCTGAAATTTCCATGGTAGTTTCAAGGCTTCCTGTTTTCTACAAGCAAAGGGGATATCTCTTTTACCCTCCATGGGCATTTGCTCTTCCTTCATGGATCCTAAAAATCCCTTTGACTTTTGTGGAAGTTGCTGTTTGGGTATTCCTCACCTACTATGTCATTGGTTTCGATCCATATATTGGAAG ACTTTTCAGACAATACCTTATCCTTGTACTAGTGCACCAGATGGCTTCTGGATTATTCAGATTCATTGCAGCAGTTGGGAGAGATATGACAGTTGCTTTAACATTTGGATCATTTGTACTTGCCACCCTTTTTGCTATGAGTGGTTTTGTCCTATCAAAAG ATAGTATAAAAAAAGGGTGGATATGGGGATTTTGGATATCACCTATGATGTATGGACAAAATGCCATGGTCAATAATGAGTTCCTTGGTAATAGCTGGAAACAT gTTCTTCCTAACTCAACGGAGCCACTAGGAGTTGAAGTTTTGAAATCTCGCGGGTACTTCACCGAGTCATACTGGTACTGGATTGGTGTGGTTGCTTTGATTGGATATACATTAGTTTTCAACTTTGGCTATATCCTTGCTCTCACTTTCTTGAATCGTGAGTGTCTTCCCCTTAGATgtataataaaacaaacaagATTAGTTCATGAACTAATAtacgaaaaaaattattatacagCACTTGGAAAGCATCAAACTGTTATTCCGGAGGAATCTCAAAACAATGAGCAAAATGGTGGTAGCAGAAAAAGAACTAATGTATTGAAGTTCATAAAGGATAGCTTTTCACAGCACTCAAATAGAG TGAGAAACGGCGAATGTACAAGTGGAAGCGTCTCTCCTAGCACTTTATCTACTAGACAAGAAACAGTCGCTGCAGAGACAAATCATAGTAGGAAACGAGGAATGGTTCTTCCTTTTGAACCACATTCAATCACCTTCGATGAAGTTACATATTCTGTAGACATGCCGCAG GAAATGAGAAACCGAGGTGTTGTTGAGGACAAGTTAGTTCTTTTGAAAGGTGTCAGTGGAGCTTTCAGACCAGGGGTTCTCACTGCTCTAATGGGTGTGACTGGTGCCGGAAAAACAACTCTGATGGATGTGCTGGCTGGTAGAAAAACTGGTGGATATATCGATGGGAACATCACAATATCTGGTTATCCAAAGAAGCAAGAAACATTTGCAAGGATTTCTGGATACTGTGAGCAAAATGATATCCACTCTCCTCATGTTACTGTCTATGAGTCCTTGCTCTATTCAGCATGGCTCCGATTGTCCCCCGATATCAATGCTGAAACCCGGAAG ATGTTCATTGAGGAAGTTATGGAACTTGTGGAATTGAAACCACTACGAAACGCATTAGTAGGACTGCCTGGTGTTAGCGGTCTCTCGACAGAGCAGCGCAAAAGGTTGACTATTGCAGTTGAGTTGGTAGCCAATCCGTCTATAATATTCATGGATGAACCAACTTCTGGACTAGATGCAAGGGCTGCAGCTATTGTGATGAGAACAGTTAGGAACACAGTAGACACTGGAAGAACGGTTGTTTGTACAATCCACCAGCCTAGTATTGATATATTTGAATCTTTTGATGAG CTTTTGCTACTTAAGCAAGGAGGGCAAGAGACTTATATGGGGCCACTTGGACATCATTCTTCTAATTTAATCGGTTATTTTGAA GGAATCGAAGGTGTAAGCAAAATTAAAGACGGCTATAATCCAGCAACATGGATGTTAGAAGTCACAACTTCATCTAAAGAAGTGGAATTGGGGATTGATTTTGCACAAGTGTACAAAAATTCAGAATTATACAG GAGAAACAAAGCACTTATCGAAGAATTGAGTACTCCAGCTTCTGGTTCAAAAGATCTTTATTTTCATTCACAGTACTCAAGATCGTTTTTGACACAATGCATGGCTTGCTTATGGAAACAACATTGGTCTTATTGGCGCAATCCTCTATATACCGCCATAAGATTTCTGTACTCAACCATGGTAGCTGTTTTGCTTGGAACCATGTTTTGGAACCTTGGCTCCAAAAT TGAAAAGGAACGAGATCTTTTTAATGCCATGGGGTCCATGTATGCTGCTGTTCTCTTAATCGGCATCAAGAATTCTACTTCGGTGCAGCCAGTGGTTTCTGTAGAACGAACGGTCTTTTATAGAGAAAGAGCAGCCGGAATGTATTCAGCTTTCCCATATGCATTTGGTCAG GTTGTAATCGAGCTTCCATATGTTTTTGTACAATCCGTGGTCTATGGATTTATAGTTTATGCTATGATTGGTTTTGAGTGGCATGTGGCTAAAGTTTTGTGGTTCCTATTCTTCATGTATTTCACCTTCCTCTATTTCACCTACTATGGCATGATGGCAGTGGCTGTGACCCCGAACAACCACATATCGACTATAGTTTCCTCTGCATTCTATTCTGTATGGAATCTCTTCTCAGGATTCGTAATCCCAAGACCA AGGATTCCAGTGTGGTGGAGGTGGTACAGTTGGATAAATCCAGTGGCTTGGAGTTTGTATGGATTAGTGGCTTCACAATATGGAGATGTAAAACACAACATTGATGCCAATGATGGAAGACAAACGGTAGAAGGTTTTGTGAGAAATTACTTTGGTTTCAAGCATGATTTTCTAGGAGTGGTTGCTGTTGTTAATGTTGCATTTCCAATAGCTTTTGCTTTGGTCTTTGCCATATCAATCAAGATGTTCAATTTCCAAAGGCGTTAA